A window from Citrus sinensis cultivar Valencia sweet orange chromosome 3, DVS_A1.0, whole genome shotgun sequence encodes these proteins:
- the LOC102610540 gene encoding translocase of chloroplast 33, chloroplastic, whose translation MGSLLLREWAGFQQFPSATQNKLIELLSKLKQENVNTLTILVMGKGGVGKSSTVNSVIGERVVTVNSFQSEALRPVMVSRSKGGFTLNIIDTPGLVEAGYVNYQALELIKGFLLNKTIDVLLYVDRLDAYRVDDLDRQIIKAVTGTFGKQIWRKSLLVLTHAQLCPPDGLNYDVYCSKRSDALLKTIRLGAGLGKHEFEDYAVPVALVENSGRCSKNENDEKILPNGNAWIPTLVKGITDVATNKSKSIVVDKKLIDGSGSDDKGKMWIPAVIGLQWLILKWIEGAIKSDIAKDKKPY comes from the exons ATGGGGTCTCTTCTACTTCGTGAATGGGCGGGGTTTCAACAGTTTCCTTCTGCAACTCAGAACAAATTGATCGAATTACTGTCCAAATTGAAGCAAGAg AATGTAAACACGTTGACAATTCTTGTCATGGGCAAAGGTGGTGTTGGAAAATCTTCAACTGTGAATTCTGTTATCGGTGAACGAGTAGTCACTGTTAATTCTTTCCAG TCCGAAGCGCTGAGACCAGTAATGGTTTCTCGTTCCAAAGGAGGTTTCACATTGAACATCATTGATACTCCAGGCCTTGTAGAGGCTGGTTATGTTAATTACCAAGCTCTTGAGTTGATTAAAGG GTTTCTTTTGAATAAGACCATAGATGTTCTGCTATATGTTGACCGTTTGGATGCATATAGAGTAGATGACTTGGATAGACAAATTATTAAGGCTGTCACCGGAACTTTTGGCAAACAAATATGGCGCAAAAGTTTACTTGTTCTCACTCATGCACAACTCTGCCCTCCTGATGGACTGAACTATGATGTTTACTGCTCTAAACGATCCGATGCTCTTTTAAAGACTATTCGTCTAGGAGCTGGACTCGGGAAACATGAATTTGAg GATTATGCTGTTCCAGTCGCTTTGGTTGAGAACAGCGGCAGATGCAgtaaaaatgagaatgatgaGAAG ATTCTTCCAAATGGTAATGCGTGGATTCCAACCTTGGTTAAAGGGATCACAGATGTTGCGACAAATAAGAGCAAATCTATTGTAGTTGACAAGAAGCTGATTGACGGATCTGGCTCTGATGATAAGGGGAAAATGTGGATCCCTGCCGTTATTGGGCTTCAG TGGCTCATCCTGAAATGGATTGAAGGAGCAATAAAAAGTGATATTGCAAAGGATAAGAAGCCTTACTGA